The DNA region ATATAGAGTACTAGAATTAGAATATATTAGGTGGGAGTGTTCCATCTTGTACTCAGTGGTTTGTGGTTCTTCCTCATGTAACATACAGCACTTTTTGAACAAAGGAATATTATTACAAATTTTTTAATTCACTAGTTTTAAATGCTGTGTTTACTTATAATAATGCTGATTGATAACAAAATTATTtactgtgactttttttttttttgttagcttTCTATTTTTCAACAGAAGTTGGTGAGGTTGGGTGTAGCAGCGAGAGTGAAGTACAGCGTTGTGGGTCAGACACCATAAAGTTAGAACGTGGAGGTACAAGTGGAGCAGGGGAGGCATACTACCCTACTCTCCCTCCACATCATCCCCAGGCTATGGATGACGTGTCTCCTCCCTCGGGTAGTGGTGCCTTTTACGGTGGACCACAACCTTACCGCCCTCCTGATGGTTATTATAATTTGTTGGGGGGGCTGAGTGCAGCCAGTCCTGCACAATATGCTACCCCAGGAAGTGGGGCAGCTTTACCAGTGgtctcacccacaccatcaaaaGTTGAGCCACCTACTTACGTCGAGGCTTCTCACACCCCTCTCACGTTTGCGGAGGCTGCTGCTCCAATGGACTTTAGTAGCAACCCTCCTAGTTTAAATTTTAGTGGTGCACCTTCTGCTCCATATGGAGCAGGTTCAGATTTCTCTAATGCCCAAGGTTATCCTCAAACTGCAACAAATCCTCTGAGCCTTTTAAGTGATGTTGCATTAGGGGGTGAtgcaagcagtagtagtagcatacacagtggtagtagtggaacagttagtagtagtagtagcagcagcagtagtagtagcagctcaGGGTCATCATCATCTGGGGGCAGTAGTGCCtgtgacagagggaacagtgaactTCGAAGAAAGCGTGTACATAGTGCTGGAGCAGAAGGCAGTCGAGGAAAGACCCAGAGAGGAAGAGcagagcctcggagaagtggctgGAGTAGTTCTCACGCACTACAAgatgatgatagtgaggatgaggAAGGAGAAATGTCATCTGGTGATCGAGGGGCAAGACACAAAGTTGACGATGGACCCACTGCACCAGACTTGCAGTTGGATTGGGTGTCTTCCTCAGAGTCTGACTCTGACACAGACTCATGTATAGAAGTGGTAAGTGTACAAAGAGGAGCAAGGGACAATCGTGCTGTGGATGTAGTTGATTTAACTAATGAAAGTGACGATGAAGTATTAGTGGCAAGTGCAGGACCACCTTTGCCTCCATCTGCTGGATTGTCTCATCCAGTACCTTCGTCTTCATGTGCAGTTGCTTCTTCCAGTGGGTATGGAATATCTCCAGTGATGGGTAGATTACCCACTGCTACCCATACTGCCACTAGTGGAATAGGTTTATGCCGTGGCCATCACGCTTCTGAAGCTAACCCGGCAACCACCTGCCAATGCGCACGTGGCCCAACATTAGGTTCCATAGGCCTCAGTGCTAGTGGTGCAGCCAGTTTCACTATGGACCAACATGGAAACTGTTATGGGGCTTGTGTACATCCCCATCATtcacctcatcaccaccaccatcatcaccatcacagttTGGCTCCTAGTCagggccatcaccaccaccaccatcactattacccaCCAGAGTCTCCCCTTTATTACTCTGCTCTTCCTGCTCATCCATTGTTCCCACCCTACCCTCCTACATCCTTAACTTCAACTGCTTCATATCCAACACATCCATCTCTGTCTAGACTAAACCCCATTCACCAGAGGATATGGCATAGTCAGCAACGATATCAAGAGTTACAGAGACGTTGTTTGGACCCCCGGCTGCGCGAGCCCCTGGCTCAGTCCATGGCCAGAGCTGGAACTCTGACACAAGAAGTAGGGCAGCACAACCATGCTGGGGCCACTGCTACAAGTTTAGCCTCTCATACCCCCCACCAGCCCATTACTTCCCAGACCTCGACTACCTCCAGTAGCAGTGAACAGCAGGTTCCATCCCAGACCAGCTCCCCTTCAGCTCCCATGCCCATGGACATCCAGACTACTCCAAATGCCGCTCATACTGCAACACACATTGCagcacatcacctccaccatcacccaggaATGGACGTTCTTATGCATAATGCTCATGCACACAGGTCAGTTGattatactgtattatataaATATTGTATTTGTTTGGTATCTTGATAGAAGGAATTGGaggtacccttcccttccttggatcacaccTGATTACTCTTCTTCCTCAGGTGCTAATGCATTTGGTATACTATGTAATAGGCTGTTGTGTTCTTATGTAACTAATGTATAGGACTAGAAATAAATTATGAAAATGTatcctgtgtgtttgtgtattgtagTTTGGAAAATCTTCAGAATTCAAATACTGTCAGGAGCAAAATAAATCTTAACGTCAATATAGAGTTTAGCGAGAATGA from Cherax quadricarinatus isolate ZL_2023a chromosome 95, ASM3850222v1, whole genome shotgun sequence includes:
- the LOC128703895 gene encoding E3 ubiquitin-protein ligase arkadia-C isoform X1, whose amino-acid sequence is MGEPVVRPGRSSQLWDQQAMGIGQATNASPVTAVHHHSPSIVHPPTSFASVAHLCHSQVGEVGCSSESEVQRCGSDTIKLERGGTSGAGEAYYPTLPPHHPQAMDDVSPPSGSGAFYGGPQPYRPPDGYYNLLGGLSAASPAQYATPGSGAALPVVSPTPSKVEPPTYVEASHTPLTFAEAAAPMDFSSNPPSLNFSGAPSAPYGAGSDFSNAQGYPQTATNPLSLLSDVALGGDASSSSSIHSGSSGTVSSSSSSSSSSSSSGSSSSGGSSACDRGNSELRRKRVHSAGAEGSRGKTQRGRAEPRRSGWSSSHALQDDDSEDEEGEMSSGDRGARHKVDDGPTAPDLQLDWVSSSESDSDTDSCIEVVSVQRGARDNRAVDVVDLTNESDDEVLVASAGPPLPPSAGLSHPVPSSSCAVASSSGYGISPVMGRLPTATHTATSGIGLCRGHHASEANPATTCQCARGPTLGSIGLSASGAASFTMDQHGNCYGACVHPHHSPHHHHHHHHHSLAPSQGHHHHHHHYYPPESPLYYSALPAHPLFPPYPPTSLTSTASYPTHPSLSRLNPIHQRIWHSQQRYQELQRRCLDPRLREPLAQSMARAGTLTQEVGQHNHAGATATSLASHTPHQPITSQTSTTSSSSEQQVPSQTSSPSAPMPMDIQTTPNAAHTATHIAAHHLHHHPGMDVLMHNAHAHRLARRLNIVDRDYETALRIRHEIFEGGGLYGHMYGGAVPPAHMSMPAAAAAAAAAAAAAAAAAAASGDPRHLQMPGPGLHINIGGGSQLPLDLSLPPTLTPELPPPPRLTYIPQLPLFQRGSAFPRLEDYMRVVDHRRLPVVTRGATQNTIERNTFPHKYKKMKRADVTEDGLEKCTICLSEFEEEEDVRRLPCMHLFHIECVDQWLATNKRCPICRVDIEAHLTKDYTATSS
- the LOC128703895 gene encoding E3 ubiquitin-protein ligase Arkadia isoform X2 — encoded protein: MGEPVVRPGRSSQLWDQQAMGIGQATNASPVTAVHHHSPSIVHPPTSFASVAHLCHSQVGEVGCSSESEVQRCGSDTIKLERGGTSGAGEAYYPTLPPHHPQAMDDVSPPSGSGAFYGGPQPYRPPDGYYNLLGGLSAASPAQYATPGSGAALPVVSPTPSKVEPPTYVEASHTPLTFAEAAAPMDFSSNPPSLNFSGAPSAPYGAGSDFSNAQGYPQTATNPLSLLSDVALGGDASSSSSIHSGSSGTVSSSSSSSSSSSSSGSSSSGGSSACDRGNSELRRKRVHSAGAEGSRGKTQRGRAEPRRSGWSSSHALQDDDSEDEEGEMSSGDRGARHKVDDGPTAPDLQLDWVSSSESDSDTDSCIEVVSVQRGARDNRAVDVVDLTNESDDEVLVASAGPPLPPSAGLSHPVPSSSCAVASSSGYGISPVMGRLPTATHTATSGIGLCRGHHASEANPATTCQCARGPTLGSIGLSASGAASFTMDQHGNCYGACVHPHHSPHHHHHHHHHSLAPSQGHHHHHHHYYPPESPLYYSALPAHPLFPPYPPTSLTSTASYPTHPSLSRLNPIHQRIWHSQQRYQELQRRCLDPRLREPLAQSMARAGTLTQEVGQHNHAGATATSLASHTPHQPITSQTSTTSSSSEQQVPSQTSSPSAPMPMDIQTTPNAAHTATHIAAHHLHHHPGMDVLMHNAHAHSEGGGLYGHMYGGAVPPAHMSMPAAAAAAAAAAAAAAAAAAASGDPRHLQMPGPGLHINIGGGSQLPLDLSLPPTLTPELPPPPRLTYIPQLPLFQRGSAFPRLEDYMRVVDHRRLPVVTRGATQNTIERNTFPHKYKKMKRADVTEDGLEKCTICLSEFEEEEDVRRLPCMHLFHIECVDQWLATNKRCPICRVDIEAHLTKDYTATSS